In the genome of bacterium, the window AGTGTGAATCTATCTTAGCCGCATGGTTACGTCAAGGTTTTATTTGGAAAAATCCCGCAAAATTCCGGACACATGTGATCTGGATCGCACCCGGGCGAATAGGTGGAAACTCCGTGCAGTGTAGCAGGAAGGAGGATTTGTCGCCGCGGGAAGTTCACTTCCCCATGAGGGCGGCCCGGTACTCCTTGCCCATCGAAAAGAGCAGTGTCTTTCCTCTTCTCGTAAATCCTTGAATGATCAACGCAATGAGAATCAGAGCTCCTGCCGCTTCAAGTATTTCTTGAACTCTGGAAGGGGCGGAGGCCGCCGCCCCCGTCATGAGGGACGCGGCGCCGAGCCCCATGGAGTGAAGGAAATAGTTGAGGAAAAACCCGGCGGCAAGACTGACGGAGATAATGGAAATAAGGTAAATTGCGGTCAATTTTCTTCCGAATTGCCGGTAGATGACCCCCAGTGTCCCCAGATTTGTGGCGGGCCCCGCAAGCAAAAACACCAGCGCCGCCCCGGGATTGAGGCCCTTGGCGATCATGGCCACGGCCAGCGGGGTGGAGGAGGAGGCACAAATATAGATGGGGATGCCGATGAGGATCATCACCCCCATCGAAAAGAGCCCCTCCCCCAAAATGCTGGAGAAGAAAGTTTCCGGCAAGAGGGCGGAGAGGAGGCCGGCGGCGATGATGCCGACGGTCAGCCACGGCGCGACTTCCATGAAAAGTTCCTGAAAGGCGAACCGCATGGCCGCTTTGAACGAGAGGCGGTCCGCGGAAATTTCTCCGCACGCATCCGGCTCGCAGCAGGCCGCCGGACTCTCCGGC includes:
- a CDS encoding SO_0444 family Cu/Zn efflux transporter produces the protein MDVFIGIGRETLKMFLDSSLYLLLGFFLAGVLAWLVPARTVARFMGGGGYRSVVSGALFGAPLPLCSCSVVPVATGLHRQGATKGSVMAFLISGPETGAESILLTYALMGPVMAVFRPIAALISAIVAGVLTVLTEPPEKKKLSAQMAGSSPESPAACCEPDACGEISADRLSFKAAMRFAFQELFMEVAPWLTVGIIAAGLLSALLPETFFSSILGEGLFSMGVMILIGIPIYICASSSTPLAVAMIAKGLNPGAALVFLLAGPATNLGTLGVIYRQFGRKLTAIYLISIISVSLAAGFFLNYFLHSMGLGAASLMTGAAASAPSRVQEILEAAGALILIALIIQGFTRRGKTLLFSMGKEYRAALMGK